GATTGAGCGGCACCGCCTCCCCGGACGGCGTCTTCGCGACGACGTCTTCGGGGACGACGGTCAAGGCGCACCGGACGCCGGTGAACCCCGCGGTCTTGGAGAAGCTCCGGAACTCGACAGCGCACTTGCGCGCGCCTTCGATCTCGTAGATGGAGTGCGGGTACCCGGGCTCCGTGATGAACGCCTCGTACGCCGCGTCGAAGAAGATCACCGCGTCGTTGGCCAGCGCGTAGTCGACCCACCCTTTCAGCTGTTCCCTCGTGGCCACCGCGCCGGTGGGATTGTTCGGGAAGCAGAGGTAGATGATGTCCACCCGCTCCTTCGGGAGGGCGGGGAAGAATCCGTTCCCCTCGGTGCACGGCATGTAGACGATCCCGGCGTAGTAGCCGCGCTCGTCCGCCGGCCCCGAGCGGCCGATCATCACGTTGGTGTCGTTGTAGACCGGGTACACCGGGTCGCCGATCGCCACCTTGTTGTCCAGCGCGAAGATGTCGAGGATGTTCGCCGTGTCGCACTTGGATCCGTCGGAGATGAAGATCTCGGTCGGCTGGAGCGTCACGCCCAGCGGCGCGTACGATTTTTCGATCAGGGTCTCGATGAGGAAATCGTACCCCTGCTCGGGGCCGTACCCCATGAACGTCTTCCCGTCGC
This portion of the Deltaproteobacteria bacterium genome encodes:
- a CDS encoding LL-diaminopimelate aminotransferase, producing the protein MARINEHYLKLKAGYLFPEIGRRVRAFAGANPKAKVIRLGIGDVTLPLPPAVIEAFHAAVSELGDGKTFMGYGPEQGYDFLIETLIEKSYAPLGVTLQPTEIFISDGSKCDTANILDIFALDNKVAIGDPVYPVYNDTNVMIGRSGPADERGYYAGIVYMPCTEGNGFFPALPKERVDIIYLCFPNNPTGAVATREQLKGWVDYALANDAVIFFDAAYEAFITEPGYPHSIYEIEGARKCAVEFRSFSKTAGFTGVRCALTVVPEDVVAKTPSGEAVPLNRLWSRRQTTKFNGVSYPVQRAAAAVYTGEGWRQTREMIDYYMANAGIIREGLKSAGLTVYGGVNAPYIWLKTPGGISSWDFFDKLLTECNVVGTPGSGFGPSGEGFFRLSAFGSRDNVTEAVGRIRKNLK